A genomic stretch from Podospora pseudoanserina strain CBS 124.78 chromosome 3, whole genome shotgun sequence includes:
- the sof1 gene encoding Protein sof1 (EggNog:ENOG503NV6T; COG:A): MKQIKALTRPTTVQQAPGSDNQRAPRNLAPEIHPFERAREYQRALNAVKLERMFAKPFLGQLGSGHVQGIYSMCKDKNSLSSVASGSGDGIVKVWDLTSREEVWKASAHNNVVKGLTFTNDKKLLSCATDGIKLWDPYTPASDNTSPLASWQEGGPYTSLSVHRTGNVFAASSGAGCIRVWDLEQSTAAQTIQWPNHTDTITDVCFNQVETSVIASVGTDRSVILFDLRTNMPVVKTVLKFAANRVVFNPMEAMNLAVASEDHNVYVFDARNFNKAQNIHKGHVAAVMDVEFSPTGEELVTGSYDRTIRIFKRDQGSSRDMYHTKRMQRVFRTMWTMDSKYLISGSDDGNLRLWRANASERSGVKSTKQRQALEYNKALTERFGHMPEIRRISRHRHVPKVIKKAGEIKREELAAIKRREENERKHSAKKFEKRKSEREKAILAKVQ; encoded by the exons ATGAAG CAGATCAAAGCCCTCACTCGGCCGACTACGGTCCAACAGGCCCCTGGTTCCGATAACCAGCGCGCCCCCCGAAACTTAGCCCCCGAAATCCATCCGTTCGAGAGAGCCAGAGAATATCAGAGAGCCCTCAATGCTGTCAAGTTGGAGCGCATGTTCGCCAAGCCCTTCTTGGGACAGTTAGGGAGCGGTCACGTACAGGGTATCTACAGCATGTGCAAGGACAAGAACTCTCTCAGCAGTGTTGCTTCCGGTTCCGGTGACGGCATCGTCAAGGTCTGGGATCTTACGTcgcgggaggaggtttggAAGGCATCGGCCCACAACAATGTCGTCAAGGGATTGACCTTCACCAACGACAAGAAGCTTCTGTCTTGCGCGACCGACGGTATCAAGCTCTGGGACCCTTACACACCAGCCTCCGACAACACATCTCCTCTTGCATCATGGCAAGAAGGCGGCCCCTACACCTCTCTTTCGGTCCACCGGACAGGAAACGTCtttgctgcttcttcaggTGCCGGCTGCATCCGTGTGTGGGATCTTGAGCAGAGCACAGCCGCCCAGACCATCCAGTGGCCCAACCACACAGATACCATTACCGATGTGTGCTTCAATCAGGTTGAAACATCCGTCATTGCGTCTGTCGGAACAGATCGGTCGGTTATCTTGTTCGATCTGCGAACAAACATGCCGGTTGTCAAGACAGTGCTCAAGTTTGCGGCCAACCGTGTTGTTTTCAACCCCATGGAGGCCATGAACTTGGCCGTGGCCTCGGAAGACCATAATGTCTACGTATTCGATGCCAGAAACTTCAACAAGGCTCAAAACATCCACAAGGGGCACGTCGCGGCTGTAATGGATGTTGAGTTCTCGCCTACCGGTGAGGAGCTTGTTACTGGCTCTTACGACAGGACCATCAGAATCTTCAAGCGCGACCAAGGTTCATCCCGCGACATGTACCACACCAAGAGAATGCAGAGAGTCTTCAGGACCATGTGGACCATGGACTCCAAGTACCTCATCAGCGGCAGTGACGACGGCAACCTCCGTTTGTGGCGCGCAAATGCCTCAGAGAGAAGTGGAGTCAAGTCGACGAAGCAGCGACAAGCCCTCGAATACAACAAGGCTCTTACCGAAAGGTTTGGCCATATGCCCGAAATCCGCCGCATCAGCCGTCACAGACATGTGCCCAaggtcatcaagaaggcgggCGAGATCAAGCGCGAGGAGTTGGCGGCCAtcaagaggagagaggagaaCGAACGGAAACACTCGGCCAAGAAGTTTGAGAAGCGcaagagcgagagagagaaggctATCTTGGCCAAGGTGCAGTAA
- a CDS encoding hypothetical protein (EggNog:ENOG503P10C; COG:S), which produces MDEEHTITLNLGSSPDPLIDPILSPPMLPPSRVKPRAQPAARLLSIARSPRKRTFELDIGSPVSPQRLLVTVQAEDEVRNTKGIKRRLFQSPTPKRGVMRGGGDVTTTVVPVHGLSDDEGVTPRRRGRPRKSGTPVPTTRRKRPGTPGAKAVVARGTSRSPQKSPQKQQPLDEDALEHIEATPGPVSLLKRPAKRKSMTPAKEDTQPRKRGRPRKSHVPAEMNMGSIAEILQQDNASRLPPVQHDFFGQDQFTAGEDHDDDGAGDMEDDIWLGTLSSPAAQRLRTSLSNRSPPKEPSPAPEPEPEAEPSPEPEQQPQPEHSEGDFDEQGEWGDMHDGPEDDYDEGDYMTSPVRDLGDAQDTMAGAEDFTEVPLAELRSLMNSSMMAGQEQQQEEELGEATKVIIKNGIDYLRQGRGTAAGEGSQEAVQETGEEHDFGFGVGPGRTSQLEAAELRKPFDFGSSFHPGQSTQMPSVRRRRETNFNFSVGPEKPAASSHAEQLEGLDFGQSIQKSPTPPRKNFDFDFSILPGENTAAERRSESASSSPVGQQEAKAAERAAVLRREVVGFGSSIGPVQKADTSSFEVKSRSFDPDFFSDESREQSAEPRQGSEEPRRHSEEPRRESEEPRQESEEPRHESEEPRQASEEPSQKEQYSRSRPDPDFEFSDGPVPQPEPDQDVQPERQWAETSGYSATEQQDDPGQEPDREQPKPYKRPYKRLPPRPSEVEIRAEVEAEDEPADDSDAWWNRVPEKPKPIKKPKSLLGKLIRKAARQRTDSANTTQEPSPADTSNLSGEGDSFSTLPDEVYAAATPGQHVEPQLEEQHDDEVRDGEREEEPDNDGGEEEAQAASHPIQPSIERPSPTPSPIPSEAEGDGVDEDAGTVSPNQPAQPNVQVEMPSSPPASDPSPPVPVARLPQHTRTKSNETPADQLSDVAPLPRTDLNVQSLNLAPPGSQPRPSLSPIVRAGRVLQLVTSDPPSPPGRDSVLRSPFRGSFEKSSQSPAPFISQPRATRSPSPQRTDTAQEKQQDRPWFRGLQQVKNFVAETAKSLSPTRISNPRPEPEQEPEEEPEEDLQETPRRRSSGREARFSEPEVDPEATVSAPNSAIAEPAQRRAQERAEPARTSNFGFRGSFTSSRNHETTDRRPQQKATRLPAKEPIPQPEPEPFTMDPVNTQQPEQPAQEEEDDADFWLEAGGVTPFAPRVAPPQIKAPVVESRQSSKIPTLGRSISRQQQRDGQENQLRSSRNSQIDDAYEIEQESSSILEQLDKRPAVKPTPAPARTNLSGFFSSPVLLPGQETPGMGLFKPSRREPANNLVQQQQKERKKLRQPDNSLFAHLVEIEEQQNQSATAEAVTEKQSGFGNASQNVEVPSGTHDDSLESIDGGLKGKEKDRGRRSTSARAQEIMEKRLARIAEGQRKAKEQMTAASTSQSFALQPSTSQPSASQPSAAQPSTTQPSTSRTDNTADQAKTSIWAKGKEPERPPIPAPRLPSPVEPQENPNKIPQLRNFAPRRREFGENTLFQPQAGPAKAAAPPATTNVLNPDNSQVGRFFEESRQLIEPQKKRRQRVRAQNGQQISAEVFSSPKTTPPRHEPNRAASPAKSSFRSPLKGKTPGPVVEFTSSTLSPLPRERRANSPQKTRQSRSQKQGAGEGGIAERTGADNHREEPVVSYPELPEPQPEASEEEKNGRQADPFSDTSQQRKDRELREQQDRQGWRAQELGPPLHYGKASFEQRLHQAKAQEPEQRPRGPTWDEYGREVEEQPSELDWEAIGEQEPDQGHYDEDGEDRDQEPTPPLSEQDQQRYEPYQPRQRDYQGRDLEPVEEEDYSDEEEEGDYDHHQQGTYAQEGDYDHEDDYDHGDYNQEDDHDHHQQGEHDHEQEQEEEPPQSFFPKFSLPSLPNPLSLLSSLVPTTTSPPPNDPLKGWGIPNWELLDQCLTLHRQHRLPILPLSDVSKSYVGLVPSIGEPQEAMTIEVWHLQIVEYYKHVVLHTRGEEDKWTEWELVRMLFAVLIGEMRRRDRKGMEERRRKREEVKKERERKKRGWFSLGGVFAGGGKKYKVEKPKRKERSRR; this is translated from the exons ATGGATGAAGAACACACCATAACGCTGAACCTGGGATCTTCACCCGACCCGCTAATAGATCCGATTCTCAGCCCACCGATGCTGCCGCCGTCGCGCGTCAAACCACGAGCCCAACCCGCCGCGCGACTTTTATCCATTGCGAGATCGCCTAGGAAACGAACCTTTGAGCTCGACATTGGCAGCCCCGTTTCGCCACAGAGGCTGCTGGTGACTGTCCAGGCTGAGGACGAGGTGAGGAATACAAAGGGCATAAAGCGCCGGCTTTTCCAATCGCCGACGCCGAAACGGGGAGTtatgaggggaggaggggatgttACCACTACCGTGGTGCCGGTGCACGGTctgagtgatgatgagggagtGACGCCGCGGAGGAGAGGTCGGCCACGGAAATCTGGGACGCCGGTACCTACGACGCGACGAAAACGACCTGGTACACCGGGAGCGAAGGCTGTTGTTGCGAGAGGCACGTCTCGATCGCCACAAAAGTCCCCtcagaagcagcagccactAGACGAAGATGCGCTGGAACATATCGAGGCGACGCCGGGACCCGTCAGCCTGTTGAAGAGGCCGGCGAAACGAAAGTCGATGACACCCGCAAAAGAGGATACCCAgccgagaaaaagaggaCGGCCGCGGAAGAGTCACGTTCCTGCCGAGATGAATATGGGCAGCATTGCGGAAATACTACAACAGGACAACGCTTCGAGATTACCACCAGTACAACATGACTTTTTCGGCCAGGATCAATTCACGGCAGGGGAGGAtcacgatgatgatggtgcagGCGACATGGAGGATGATATCTGGCTTGGGACCCTTTCGTCGCCTGCCGCGCAGAGACTCCGGACGAGTTTAAGCAATCGATCTCCCCCGAAAgaaccatcaccagcaccagaacCCGAGCCTGAAGCAGAACCGTCCCCAGAGCCggaacaacaaccacaacccgAGCACTCCGAAGGTGATTTCGATGAACAAGGCGAGTGGGGCGACATGCACGATGGACCCGAGGACGATTACGATGAGGGCGATTACATGACAAGTCCGGTTCGAGATTTGGGGGATGCTCAGGATACCATGGCGGGAGCGGAGGACTTTACAGAGGTCCCGCTTGCCGAGCTCAGGTCTCTGATGAATTCCAGTATGATGGCCGGGCaagaacaacagcaagaggaagagctcGGTGAAGCCACAAAAGTCATTATTAAAAATGGTATCGACTATCTTAGGCAGGGTCGAGGGACTGCGGCTGGGGAGGGCTCACAAGAGGCAGTACAAGAGACAGGGGAAGAGCATGATTTCGGGTTTGGTGTCGGGCCAGGGCGGACATCTCAACTGGAAGCTGCTGAGCTAAGGAAGCCATTTGACTTTGGTTCTAGTTTTCACCCTGGGCAAAGCACTCAAATGCCTTCTGTGCGCCGACGAAGGGAGACCAATTTCAACTTCAGTGTCGGGCCTGAGAAACCTGCTGCATCTTCTCATGCTGAGCAGCTGGAGGGACTCGATTTCGGACAAAGCATTCAAAAATCCCCCACTCCACCACGGAAGAACTTTGATTTTGATTTCAGCATTTTGCCGGGTGAGAACACGGCTGCTGAGAGGAGAAGCGAGTCTGCTTCCAGCTCCCCTGTTGGACAACAAGAAGCAAAGGCTGCTGAGAGGGCAGCTGTTttgcggagggaggtggttggttttggttctAGCATTGGACCAGTGCAGAAAGCTGACACTTCTTCCTTTGAAGTGAAGAGCAGATCGTTTGATCCTGATTTTTTTAGTGACGAGTCTAGGGAACAGAGCGCGGAGCCAAGGCAAGGTTCTGAAGAGCCCAGGCGACACAGCGAGGAGCCAAGGCGAGAGTCTGAGGAGCCACGACAAGAAAGCGAGGAACCCAGGCATGAGTCTGAGGAGCCGAGACAAGCGTCTGAAGAACCGTCACAGAAAGAACAGTACTCTAGGTCGAGGCCCGACCCAGACTTTGAGTTCAGTGATGGGCCTGTTCCGCAACCCGAGCCGGACCAGGATGTGCAGCCAGAAAGACAATGGGCCGAGACCTCAGGATATTCAGCAACCGAGCAGCAAGATGACCCAGGACAAGAACCAGACCGGGAGCAACCCAAGCCTTACAAACGGCCTTACAAACGATTGCCACCCCGTCCCAGTGAGGTCGAAATCCGAGCTGAAGtcgaagccgaggatgaaCCCGCAGACGACTCCGATGCTTGGTGGAACCGAGTTCCAGAAAAGCCGAAACCAATAAAGAAGCCAAAGTCACTACTCGGGAAGTTGATCCGCAAGGCTGCTCGTCAACGGACAGATTCGGCCAACACAACGCAGGAACCATCGCCTGCCGACACATCAAACCTGAGTGGAGAAGGGGATTCCTTCTCTACCTTGCCCGATGAAGTGTATGCCGCTGCAACTCCAGGCCAACACGTGGAACCGCAGCTTGAAGAGCAACATGACGACGAAGTGCGCgatggagaaagagaggaggaaCCGGAcaatgatggaggggaagaggaagcgcAGGCCGCGAGCCACCCAATCCAGCCGTCTATTGAGCGGCCTTCACCA ACACCATCCCCAATACCCTCCGAGGCTGAAGGCGATGGCGTAGACGAAGATGCAGGGACCGTTtcacccaaccaacccgCACAGCCGAATGTTCAGGTCGAGAtgccctcttccccacctGCCAGTGACCCTAGCCCGCCGGTCCCTGTTGCCCGCCTGCCGCAGCACACCAGAACAAAGTCGAACGAAACCCCAGCCGATCAGCTGTCGGACGTGGCACCTCTACCGAGAACAGACTTGAATGTACAGTCACTAAATCTAGCGCCCCCAGGATCGCAGCCCCGGCCTAGCCTTTCACCCATAGTACGTGCCGGCCGAGTTTTGCAGCTTGTGACATCCGATCCGCCCTCGCCCCCAGGGAGAGACAGTGTACTGCGGAGTCCATTTCGGGGATCGTTTGAGAAGTCGAGCCAGTCCCCCGCGCCCTTTATCTCACAGCCCCGAGCCACCCGCTCCCCGTCGCCACAGCGTACTGACACCGCCcaggagaagcagcaggaCCGACCTTGGTTTAGAGGACTGCAGCAGGTTAAGAATTTTGTTGCCGAAACAGCCAAGAGTTTGTCGCCCACCCGGATTTCGAATCCCAGGCCAGAACCTGAGCAGGAGCCTGAGGAGGAACCCGAGGAGGATCTTCAGGAgaccccaaggagaagaagttcTGGGCGTGAGGCGCGTTTTAGTGAGCCTGAGGTTGACCCAGAAGCTACCGTTAGCGCTCCCAATTCTGCGATCGCTGAACCAGCACAACGTCGGGCTCAAGAGCGAGCCGAGCCTGCGCGCACAAGCAATTTTGGTTTCCGGGGCTCGTTTACTTCTAGTCGAAATCACGAGACTACAGACAGGAGACCACAACAAAAAGCGACTCGTCTACCTGCCAAAGAACCGATACCCCAGCCTGAACCGGAGCCTTTCACTATGGACCCTGTTAACACACAGCAACCAGAGCAGCCGGctcaggaagaggaagatgatgctgatTTCTGGCtcgaggctggtggtgtcACCCCTTTCGCTCCAAGAGTGGCGCCCCCGCAGATCAAAGCACCTGTTGTTGAGTCCCGGCAGAGCAGCAAGATCCCGACTCTGGGGAGGAGTATCAGCCGTCAACAACAGAGGGATGGCCAAGAAAATCAGCTTCGCTCTTCACGGAATTCTCAGATTGATGACGCTTATGAAATCGAACAAGAGTCCAGTTCTATTCTGGAACAGCTTGACAAGCGGCCGGCCGTCAAACCCACCCCAGCTCCGGCGAGGACCAATCTGAGCGGCTTTTTTTCATCGCCTGTCTTGTTACCTGGCCAAGAGACGCCCGGTATGGGGTTGTTCAAGCCATCGCGGCGAGAGCCAGCCAACAACCTAgtgcaacagcaacaaaaggAACGCAAGAAGCTGCGACAACCGGATAATAGCTTGTTTGCTCATTTGGTGGAGATTGAGGAACAGCAAAATCAAAGTGCTACTGCTGAAGCAGTCACTGAGAAGCAATCGGGTTTCGGGAATGCTTCGCAGAACGTGGAGGTGCCGTCTGGCACACATGATGATAGCCTTGAAAGCATCGATGGCGGTTTAAAAGGCAAGGAAAAGGACAGAGGACGGAGGTCCACTTCTGCTCGTGCTCAGGAGATCATGGAGAAGCGGTTGGCCAGGATCGCGGAAGGTCAGAGGAAGGCGAAGGAGCAGATGACAGCAGCCTCTACATCGCAGTCATTTGCATTGCAGCCTTCAACATCGCAACCCTCTGCATCTCAGCCGTCTGCAGCGCAGCCGTCTACAACTCAGCCATCTACTTCTCGGACGGATAACACGGCCGATCAAGCAAAGACGAGCATTTGGGCCAAGGGCAAAGAGCCAGAACGACCGCCCATCCCCGCCCCTCGCCTCCCCTCTCCCGTCGAGCCTCAAGAGAACCCGAATAAGATCCCCCAGCTTCGAAACTTTGCGCCCCGCAGACGAGAATTTGGAGAAAACACCCTCTTCCAACCACAGGCAGGGCCCGCCAAAGCAGCAGCCCCCCCGGCCACCACCAATGTACTCAACCCAGACAACAGCCAAGTCGGCCGCTTCTTTGAGGAAAGCCGTCAGTTAATTGAGCCTCAAAAGAAACGTCGGCAGCGGGTACGGGCTCAAAACGGTCAACAAATCTCGGCCGAGGTTTTTTCTAGTCCAAAAACTACGCCCCCGAGACATGAGCCGAACCGAGCGGCGTCTCCTGCTAAATCCTCGTTTCGATCGCCGCTCAAGGGGAAGACTCCCGGGCCGGTTGTCGAGTTTACGAGTAGTACGCTCTCGCCGTTGCCGCGCGAGAGGCGGGCAAACTCACCGCAGAAGACGAGGCAATCTCGGAGTCAGAAGCAAGgtgctggagaaggtggaaTTGCTGAGCGGACTGGGGCGGACAACCATCGTGAGGAGCCGGTGGTTAGCTACCCTGAGCTGCCTGAGCCACAGCCTGAAGCCagtgaagaggaaaagaatgGGCGGCAAGCTGATCCTTTCTCGGATACCTCTCAGCAGCGAAAAGATCGGGAGTTGAGAGAGCAGCAGGACCGGCAGGGCTGGAGGGCACAAGAGTTGGGACCGCCGCTGCACTATGGGAAAGCGTCGTTTGAACAGAGACTTCATCAGGCCAAGGCGCAAGAACCGGAACAGAGACCGAGGGGGCCTACGTGGGATGAGTATGGCCGGGAAGTGGAGGAGCAGCCGTCAGAGCTGGATTGGGAGGCGATTGGGGAGCAGGAGCCTGATCAGGGTCATtacgatgaggatggtgaagacAGGGACCAAGAGCCTACCCCTCCTCTGTCTGAACAGGACCAGCAGCGGTATGAACCGTATCAGCCTCGGCAACGTGATTACCAGGGGAGGGATCTTGAGcctgttgaggaagaggattactcggatgaggaagaagagggagattacgatcaccatcaacaggGCACCTACGCTCAAGAGGGTGACTACGATCACGAGGATGACTATGACCATGGCGACTACAACCAAGAAGACGaccatgatcatcatcaacagggCGAACACGACCATgaacaagagcaagaagaagaaccccCCCaatccttcttccccaaattctccctcccctccctccccaaccccctttctctcctctcctcccttgtccccaccaccacctctccccccccaaatgACCCCCTCAAAGGATGGGGAATTCCCAACTGGGAACTCCTAGACCAAtgcctcaccctccaccgccaacaccgcctccccatcctccccttaTCCGACGTCTCAAAATCCTACGTCGGTCTCGTCCCCTCAATCGGGGAACCACAAGAAGCAATGACGATTGAGGTCTGGCACTTGCAGATAGTAGAGTACTACAAACATGTTGTCTTGCACacccgaggagaagaagataaATGGACGGAGTGGGAGCTTGTACGGATGTTATTTGCTGTGCTGATAGGGGAGATGAGAAGACGGGATaggaaggggatggaggaacggaggaggaaaagggaggaggtaaagaaggagagggagaggaaaaagagggggtggtttaGCCTTGGAGGGGtgtttgctggtggggggaagAAGTATAAGGTTGAAAAGCCgaagaggaaagagaggagcaggaggtgA
- the RPN6 gene encoding 26S proteasome regulatory subunit rpn6 (EggNog:ENOG503NU6M; COG:O; BUSCO:EOG092630YS), which yields MAQGDSERVREAQKLAPVNPQKAIDLYKEIISQPPSINSEAAIREYETALISLGELYRDQQNTHELVGLVTTSRTVLSSFAKAKTAKLVRQLLDLFDAIPNSLETQIAVTKSCIEWATSERRSFLRQNLETRLVALYMKKQAYYDALTLINGLLKELKRMDDKLVLVEVQLLESRVYHALGNISKARAALTSARTSAASVYTPPLLQANLDMQSGMLHAEDKDFQTAFSYFIEALDGYHSQDEASRAQAALQYMLLCKIMLNLADDVNQLMTSKQAQKYAGKSLEAMKAIARAHSNRSLEEYERALGTYKWELASDGFVRNHLRRLYDAMLEQNLIKVIEPFSRVEIDHIAKMVSLDKEQVERKLSQMILDKVIIGVLDQGAGCLIIYDETHRDEAYDAALATIEKLSNVVDVLYTNQASLLE from the exons ATGGCGCAAGGCGACTCCGAGAGGGTGCGCGAGGCTCAGAAGCTCGCCCCAGTCAACCCCCAGAAAGCTATCGACCTTTACAAGGAGATTATCTCCCAACCGCCATCCATAAACTCCGAGGCCGCTATTCGGGAATATGAGACTGCCCTTATCAGCCTGGGAGAGCTCTACCGCGACCAACA GAACACACACGAGCTCGTGGGTCTCGTAACCACAAGCCGGACAGTTCTGTCTTCGTTCGCCAAGGCAAAGACAGCCAAGTTGG tccgccagctcctcgaccTTTTCGATgccatccccaactccctcgaAACCCAGATCGCCGTCACAAAATCTTGCATAGAATGGGCCACCTCCGAGAGACGAAGCTTCCTCCGACAAAACCTCGAGACCCGCCTTGTTGCCCTGTACATGAAGAAGCAAGCGTACTATGATGCTCTTACACTCATCAACGGCCTcctcaaggagctcaagcGCATGGACGACAAGCTTGTCCTCGTCGAAGTCCAACTCCTCGAGTCTAGAGTGTACCACGCCCTCGGCAACATCTCCAAAGCCCGCGCCGCCCTCACCAGCGCTCGTACCTCTGCCGCCTCAGTCtacaccccccctctcctccaagccaACCTCGACATGCAGTCCGGCATGCTCCACGCTGAAGATAAGGACTTTCAGACGGCATTCTCCTACTTCATCGAGGCCCTCGACGGCTACCACTCCCAAGACGAGGCCTCCCGCGCCCAGGCTGCGCTGCAGTACATGCTCCTTTGCAAGATCAtgctcaacctcgccgaCGACGTCAACCAGCTCATGACCAGTAAGCAGGCCCAGAAATACGCCGGAAAGTCCCTCGAGGCTATGAAAGCCATCGCCCGTGCGCACTCTAACCGCTCACTGGAGGAGTACGAGCGTGCCCTGGGTACCTACAAGTGGGAGCTGGCGAGCGATGGATTTGTCCGGAACCATCTGAGGAGGCTGTACGATGCCATGCTCGAGCAGAACCTTATCAAGGTCATCGAGCCGTTCAGCCGGGTTGAGATTGACCACATTGCCAAGATGGTCAGCTTGGACAAGGAgcaggtggagaggaagctgTCGCAGATGATTCTGGACAAGGTGATTATTGGTGTACTGGATCAGGGGGCGGGGTGCTTGATTATTTATGACGAGACGCATCGGGATGAGGCGTATGATGCGGCGTTGGCGACGATTGAAAAGTTGAGCAATGTGGTGGATGTGCTTTACACCAACCAGGCTTCGCTTTTGGAGTAG